One window of the Clupea harengus chromosome 20, Ch_v2.0.2, whole genome shotgun sequence genome contains the following:
- the LOC105902953 gene encoding glyoxalase domain-containing protein 5-like — translation MSGLSSVLTQNVNMPPHSKKFAIVPLCTMFAMRCMNGSSSAPLVYRLSAGVSFKSSCPVQISYLDHLVLTVRSVPNTIDFYSSILGMEVVTFKGDRKALGFGQQKINLHQSGKEFEPKAKIPTPGSVDLCLITETPLTTVAAHLQAAQSFRVSVMHQASPQLPGGCMKAQV, via the exons ATGTCGGGTCTTTCCTCGGTCCTGACGCAGAACGTCAACATGCCACCGCACAGTAAGAAGTTCGCCATTGTTCCGCTCTGCACAATGTTTGCCATGCGGTGTATGAATGGCTCTTCCTCAGCG CCCCTGGTATATCGACTGTCTGCTGGAGTCTCCTTCAAAAGTTCCTGCCCTGTTCAGATCAGTTATCTGGACCACCTAGTTCTGACTGTACGCAGTGTGCCCAACACTATTGATTTTTACTCTTCAATCTTGGGTATGGAGGTTGTGACTTTCAAG GGAGACAGGAAGGCCTTGGGCTTTGGCCAGCAGAAGATCAATCTGCACCAGTCTGGGAAAGAGTTTGAACCCAAAGCCAAGATTCCCACACCAGGCTCCGTAGACCTCTGTCTTATCACAGAGACTCCTCTTACCACAGTAGCTGCCCATCTCCAG GCTGCACAGTCCTTCAGAGTGAGTGTGATGCACCAAGCATCGCCTCAGCTGCCTGGTGGCTGCATGAAAGCCCAAGTGTGA